In one Fusarium keratoplasticum isolate Fu6.1 chromosome 5, whole genome shotgun sequence genomic region, the following are encoded:
- a CDS encoding NmrA domain-containing protein encodes MLVLIAGITGSLGQRLASNALSRGLSVRGLGRDATKLQPSISKELESFVTSTSCYDLDALDQAVQGVDGIICCYAPNPVLNLDGALLLLRAAEKAGVKVFVAPSWNNDWTKINFGDFTHYDTHIAFEQHAAVTSSIRPVYLFTGVFSDLLLTNYGPGSFTLDDQGKATLQYWADGNTRKTSWSSQDDVAAWTIEIFLNGEGVQEGKGGFFRFRSGEISMEELADAYSRVSGREIEVKSVGSLEDLERDLARLRLQHGRTKHWEYSKQAVALLDLKGSWKLDADELTVLDHIKKPRTLEECLKEHLKLA; translated from the coding sequence ATGCTTGTTCTCATCGCAGGTATTACAGGCAGCCTTGGGCAGCGGCTAGCCTCGAATGCCCTCTCGCGAGGTTTATCTGTTCGAGGACTTGGTCGAGATGCCACGAAACTTCAGCCGAGCATAtccaaggagcttgagtcGTTTGTGACCAGCACCAGCTGCTACGACCTCGATGCACTTGACCAAGCCGTCCAGGGGGTCGACGGGATCATTTGCTGCTACGCGCCCAACCCGGTTCTTAACCTCGATGGCGCCCTGCTACTTCTTCGCgctgctgagaaggctgGAGTAAAGGTGTTTGTTGCCCCGTCGTGGAACAATGACTGGACCAAGATCAATTTCGGAGACTTTACCCACTACGACACACACATCGCCTTTGAGCAGCACGCTGCGGTGACGAGCTCCATCCGCCCCGTCTACTTGTTCACAGGTGTCTTTTCCGACCTTCTCCTGACCAATTATGGCCCGGGGTCATTCACCCTGGACGACCAAGGCAAGGCCACACTTCAATATTGGGCAGATGGGAACACTCGTAAGACATCGTGGTCATCCCAAGATGATGTCGCCGCCTGGACGATTGAGATTTTCCTCAACGGAGAGGGCGTCcaggagggcaagggcgGGTTCTTCCGGTTTCGCTCTGGAGAAATTAGCATGGAAGAGCTTGCGGATGCATATAGCCGCGTCTCTGGTCGTGAAATTGAGGTCAAGAGCGTGGGAAGCTTGGAGGACCTTGAGAGGGACTTGGcccgtctccgtctccaaCATGGGAGAACCAAACACTGGGAATATTCAAAGCAAGCTGTGGCGCTCCTTGATCTCAAAGGGAGCTGGAAACTTGATGCGGATGAATTGACCGTTTTGGACCATATTAAGAAGCCAAGGACTTTGGAGGAGTGTCTAAAGGAGCATCTGAAGTTGGCATGA
- a CDS encoding Peptidase S1 domain-containing protein encodes MVKFAAIVALVAPLVAARPQDRPMIVGGTAASAGDFPFIVSISYNGGPWCGGTLLNANTVMTAAHCTSGRSASAFQVRAGSLNRNSGGVTSSVSSIRIHPSFSSSTLNNDVSILKLSTPISTSSTISYGRLAASGSDPAAGSDATVAGWGVTSQGSSSSPVALRKVTIPIVSRTTCRSQYGTSAITTNMFCAGLAEGGKDSCQGDSGGPIVDTSNTVIGIVSWGEGCAQPNYSGVYARVGTLRSYIDGQL; translated from the exons ATGGTCAAGTTCGCAGCCATCGTCGCACTTGTTGCGCCTCTTGTTGCCGCTCGGCCTCAAGACCGACCCATGATCGTCGGCGGAACGGCTGCCAGCGCTGGTGACTTTCCCTTCATCGTCAGCATCTCTTACAATGGCGGCCCTTGGTGCGGAGGTACCctcctcaacgccaacaCCGTCATGACGGCTGCCCACTGCACTTCTGGTCGCTCTGCTAGCGCCTTCCAGGTCCGCGCTGGAAGTCTG AACCGCAACTCGGGTGGTGTTACCTCTTCCGTTTCTTCCATCAGGATCCATCCTAGCTTCAGTAGCTCGACCCTGAACAACGATGTTTCCATCTTGAAGCTGTCTACTCCCATCTCCACTAGCTCCACTATCTCGTATGGTCGCCTGGCTGCGTCGGGCTCCGACCCTGCTGCCGGCTCTGATGCCACAGTTGCAGGCTG GGGTGTCACTTCTCAGGGCTCTTCCAGCTCCCCCGTCGCTTTGAGGAAGGTTACTATTCCTATTGTCTCTCGCACCACTTGCCGATCCCAGTATGGCACTTCTGCCATTACCACCAACATGTTCTGCGCTGGCCTTGCTGAGGGTGGTAAGGACTCTTGCCAGGGCGACAGCGGTGGTCCCATCGTCGACACTTCCAACACTGTCATTGGCATTGTTTCTTGGGGTGAGGGTTGTGCTCAGCCCAACTACTCTGGTGTCTATGCCCGAGTTGGCACCCTCCGCTCTTACATTGACGGCCAGCTGTAA
- a CDS encoding HeLo domain-containing protein: MSGLEIPSFIIGLGGLVAVFDKGFEVWRTIREAHDFGDDVADWMCKLEMEFFRFQTWWTALEYLALRPGHPPSVRRVPSQTSALQVTLDKQFGQPITDAAVNILRLLEKVEEVLKRNGILTIFQAQPPEPRQTLDLSEETSKSRTRLKKFADDLLRHTPWITRIKHNASPWKDNDKSTLDSSLESIIYWNNALYSILPQNLRDSILELGIAGYALDTSDNIGDISRLSSNRNTVLSQSAKFIRLRQRFKDGATTDADLDAILTKMERKMIHFKGIDTTKVLAGYQYSIAHYSPDDESQPRRVMIEWIPFPQGDYDVYKLARTRMSQISYSLQQIGELSQLKVLPSLGFIEYGSAKAFGLVSALPTSTTSSTTIVTLYDILPGSQRPGVNERSSSSRRSVNYPLPSLNQRFELATTLVMGFYTFLLTRWHHERFSSLHIAFLVNEATTSSTSTQHIPLDLGAPIIGGFAISRPDSTTELSISAPVEDFEAVYLHPDVRQRLKSRPAGSNANTEPQERYQRVHDIYALGLLLVEIGFWRPLARVAESGSGGKVKASNLSAKEFKDAIVKKCRSDLAFWMGETYKDVTLRCLLAGEEGGVQAADGTGGLNNFYWDVGISLMNSENYVGQV, encoded by the coding sequence ATGTCGGGCCTAGAGAtcccctccttcatcatTGGCCTTGGAGGTCTTGTCGCCGTGTTTGACAAGGGCTTTGAGGTATGGCGCACCATTCGCGAAGCTCACGACTTTGGAGATGATGTCGCCGATTGGATGTGCAAACTTGAGATGGAATTCTTTCGCTTTCAGACGTGGTGGACGGCTTTGGAGTATCTCGCACTCCGACCAGGTCATCCGCCATCGGTTCGACGAGTGCCGTCGCAAACATCGGCACTCCAAGTCACGCTAGACAAGCAGTTCGGACAGCCCATTACAGATGCCGCAGTCAATATTCTCAGGCTTCTCGAAAAGGTCGAAGAAGTCCTCAAGCGAAATGGCATCTTGACCATTTTCCAGGCTCAACCCCCAGAGCCGAGGCAGACGCTTGACCTTTCAGAAGAGACATCAAAGTCAAGAACGCGGCTCAAGAAATTCGCCGACGACCTCTTGAGGCATACACCCTGGATCACACGGATAAAACACAATGCAAGTCCATGGAAAGACAACGACAAGTCTACCCTCGACAGTTCACTCGAATCCATCATCTACTGGAACAACGCGCTTTACAGCATCCTACCGCAGAACCTCCGGGACAGTATCTTGGAGCTAGGCATCGCGGGCTACGCATTGGATACTTCGGACAACATTGGGGATATTTCGCGACTATCGAGTAATCGCAACACCGTCCTCAGCCAGAGCGCCAAGTTCATTAGGCTTCGTCAACGATTCAAGGATGGGGCAACTACCGATGCAGACCTGGATGCTATCCTGACAAAAATGGAGCGCAAGATGATTCACTTTAAGGGAATTGATACCACCAAGGTCCTTGCAGGCTACCAATACTCCATCGCCCACTATTCTCCCGATGATGAAAGTCAACCTCGTCGAGTCATGATCGAATGGATACCGTTTCCACAAGGCGACTACGACGTCTACAAACTTGCCCGCACGCGCATGTCACAGATATCGTACTCCCTACAACAGATTGGGGAACTATCCCAACTAAAGGTCCTCCCATCTCTTGGGTTCATCGAGTACGGCAGCGCAAAGGCCTTTGGCTTGGTGTCGGCGTTGCCGACAAGCACCACATCCTCAACCACTATTGTCACTCTTTACGATATACTACCCGGAAGCCAGCGACCAGGTGTAAATGAAAGATCATCTTCTAGCCGAAGAAGCGTCAACTATCCACTACCAAGTCTTAACCAGCGCTTCGAGCTCGCCACTACGTTGGTTATGGGGTTCTACACATTTCTGCTCACGCGGTGGCATCACGAGCGATTCAGCTCCTTGCACATCGCCTTTCTTGTAAACGAggcgacgacatcatcaacatcgacccAGCATATTCCTCTCGATCTTGGAGCACCCATAATCGGCGGTTTTGCCATCTCTCGTCCCGACTCGACAACCGAACTATCCATCTCGGCACCTGTCGAAGACTTCGAGGCTGTTTACTTACACCCCGATGTTAGACAGCGTCTCAAGTCTCGACCTGCGGGATCAAACGCAAACACAGAGCCCCAGGAGCGCTATCAAAGGGTCCACGATATCTACGCTTTGGGACTTTTGCTCGTCGAGATCGGCTTCTGGCGACCGCTCGCTCGTGTGGCAGAGTCAGGTTCCGGTGGAAAGGTCAAGGCTAGCAACTTGTCAGCAAAGGAGTTCAAAGACGCAATAGTCAAAAAGTGCAGATCAGATCTGGCTTTCTGGATGGGAGAAACGTATAAGGATGTGACCCTGAGGTGCTTACTTgcgggagaggagggtggcGTGCAGGCAGCGGATGGGACTGGAGGGTTGAACAATTTCTACTGGGATGTTGGGATTAGTCTGATGAATAGTGAGAATTATGTAGGGCAAGTGTGA
- a CDS encoding Protein kinase domain-containing protein, giving the protein MADFQSFSIYTAAPSATELVNRPDKTFAVKGQAEFLAVAIALDVPILSANNNVIASMNTLAAGAGASFAVFASSEEMNLNPEEDFLNPSQQVQKSFNEAKSGNKFQRYVTKKIVTAQGFASDDSRQLAAVINEIRILSDETIRQCDFIVSMLAVSWSESPSLGRFWPQVLLEAADEGTLAEYLSAVDIDFRNQLAITMEIGRGLQFLHSQGIVHADLKPTNVLVFSNGFRQEQQELSGKLGITTVRAKLCDFGYAVIIDDYKSEKLFQARIGSYPWMAPELDAEETIELENLHKTDIYSLGLLAASIFMNGSLPFEGITPDEVSDIKSRLKEHPDTAVATVMKNIKSKASLDEYQEEYIQVFLSGTCVPYQADRVSLSAIQSYLFLGMMQQLGKGKPAIPLEWFPDLREAGESYHDALQALERKHSKSAQGETEEDPNVPQILLDLRRMRDEVISIQIGDPEFEETLANAFQDHSLKPAKVRKFRKAWKTDDDFEESKDFFDRMDEVFDRAILKTPDFAFEHTLTAALMPRVAQKEVIEDLKATCDSDYIEDPVAPFHLAGAYFNGQVVDPSIEEGLKYLATSAVMKSPEAVSLILNVFDACEASLPEDIRADLLATIKTYGTTTFSGAQATLFDHPVPRQIEHHTVLGNIWSKRWPEEYEKWLTTDRRILNTVFPANNNPLYLRAEPKTVEPEFDFDQLTTFKMGGPDKLDPSKRLEFIEEVTLFGCLEACSDYGFTLLQVAVVKGDLEMVKILVLELGASINAHGNTYRWTPLLLACQCGYFTMAKWLVEHGADPTIREELSGATILHSLHRFSNRQECEEILDIALSADIDINAPLKNGLTPLHATFSGWDYSAGTAARLLLEYGADPTRQAEEWDGHFGFVTPITLAAKVLDVDLLLEMISAAESFISIAGLSARRQLSHAKAQAFSALTTRTRFYYMATAGSGYMNKLEATISLLADKDMRDIVDERRPEDERVADTCLAMSIHKARGFFIEALLNVFPDTKVDAPFEGLSRTFLQIAIERRSIEAMRCLIQHGANLLAKDIRGRNALQVAAHYFPAVLPELVNLVEGLPLEKRGGKSIKEILENQDNSGHTLFAQLLLEGYDEERQLAESVRVKYGLQHDYKMGGDGDKWTTLVGYMVSAAAADGLIPIEHVQYLLDLDPAPEYVCDSEGRTLLSLVVQGFSGSRNLYDLPCHQITAMLLQKYPDYDTIFTRSKTQRTVLHVAAYWSNKTALQMIKDHVQRNHPGKPVPWNLIEGGNTVLDFASLGVREKALPALGPEGNKVATRSTKKAALECYKFLRENGALHNWELQGTMVAARLLIYKVDFVKTGLFMRVATERLGLGAPEMDLDGVIEVADTCSPGARLIRLPVVQLAWRYNNFFLRFYSIRVSSLAMEGFEQFRAWFEKRMTKDDPRFYESLDLPPGLYPYKTLSYKHSVPHTNETVEWTRTGRIWTEEECDELRARFSALWDVFFGENEREFLEKLAE; this is encoded by the exons atggccgactTTCAATCCTTCTCCATCTACACCGCAGCACCCTCCGCAACAGAGCTCGTTAACCGTCCAGATAAGACCTTTGCCGTCAAAGGCCAAGCCGAGTTCCTCGCGGTCGCTATCGCTTTAGATGTGCCCATCCTCAGCGCCAACAACAATGTCATTGCGAGCATGAACACGCTCGCAGCGGGCGCTGGCGCCTCGTTTGCAGTCTTTGCCTCTTCCGAAGAGATGAATTTGAATCCTGAAGAAGATTTTCTGAATCCCTCCCAACAGGTGCAGAAGTCGTTTAATGAGGCCAAGTCGGGGAACAAGTTTCAGCGCTATGTCACCAAGAAGATTGTCACGGCGCAGGGATTCGCGAGCGATGATTCTCGACAACTCGCCGCTGTCATTAACGAGATACGAATACTTTCTGATGAGACAATCCGACAATGCGACTTCATCGTATCCATGCTGGCTGTTTCGTGGAGCGAGTCTCCTAGCCTTGGACGATTCTGGCCTCAAGTTCTACTCGAAGCCGCAGACGAGGGCACTCTAGCGGAGTATTTATCTGCTGTAGACATTGACTTCAGGAATCAGCTTGCCATAACCATGGAGATTGGGCGCGGCCTTCAGTTCCTCCACTCCCAAGGCATCGTCCACGCCGACCTAAAACCAACAAacgtcctcgtcttcagcaACGGCTTCAGACAAGAGCAGCAGGAACTGTCAGGAAAGCTCGGCATAACCACAGTTCGCGCAAAGCTTTGCGACTTTGGATACGCAGTCATCATCGATGACTACAAGTCCGAGAAATTATTTCAAGCGAGGATCGGTAGCTACCCTTGGATGGCGCCTGAGCTTGATGCCGAGGAGACTATCGAGTTGGAGAACCTTCACAAGACCGATATTTACTCTCTTGGATTGCTTGCTGCTAGCATTTTCATGAATGGCAGCTTACCCTTTGAGGGGATCACACCGGATGAGGTCTCTGACATCAAGTCAAGGTTGAAGGAACATCCGGATACGGCTGTTGCAACGGTGATGAAGAATATCAAGAGCAAAGCCTCACTTGACGAGTATCAAGAGGAGTATATACAAGTATTCCTCTCAGGGACATGCGTGCCCTACCAGGCTGACAGAGTGTCGCTGTCTGCGATTCAAAGCTATCTGTTTCTGGGCATGATGCAACAACTTGGAAAGGGCAAACCGGCGATACCCCTGGAGTGGTTCCCCGACCTACGCGAGGCGGGAGAGAGCTATCA TGATGCTCTACAAGCGCTCGAGAGGAAGCATTCAAAGTCGGCACAG GGAGAGACCGAGGAAGATCCCAATGTGCCGCAAATACTACTCGATCTTCGAAGAATGCGCGACGAAGTCATTTCCATTCAGATAGGCGACCCCGAGTTCGAAGAGACTCTTGCAAACGCATTCCAGGACCACAGCCTGAAACCAGCAAAGGTCCGAAAGTTTAGGAAGGCTTGGAAGACtgacgacgactttgaggagAGTAAAGACTTTTTTGATCGGATGGATGAAGTTTTCGACCGAGCTATTCTTAAAACACCCGAT TTTGCGTTTGAGCACACTTTGACTGCCGCTTTGATGCCTCGCGTAGCTCAAAAGGAAGTCatcgaggatctcaaggcAACGTGTGACTCCGACTACATCGAGGATCCGGTCGCGCCATTCCATCTGGCTGGTGCGTATTTCAACGGCCAGGTGgttgatccatccattgagGAAGGTCTTAAGTACCTCGCAACTTCAGCCGTGATGAAGAGCCCGGAGGCTGTCTCGTTGATTCTGAATGTCTTTGATGCTTGCGAGGCTTCTTTACCCGAAGACATTCGAGCTGACTTGCTAGCAACGATCAAGACTTACGGGACGACGACATTTAGCGGTGCACAGGCAACTCTCTTTGATCACCCTGTCCCCAGACAGATTGAGCACCACACCGTTCTTGGAAACATCTGGTCCAAGCGATGGCCTGAAGAGTACGAAAAGTGGCTGACCACTGATCGGAGGATCCTCAATACCGTGTTTCCCGCCAACAATAACCCGCTGTACTTGAGAGCCGAGCCAAAGACTGTAGAGCCAGAGTTTGACTTTGACCAGTTGACGACTTTCAAGATGGGCGGTCCTGACAAACTTGATCCTTCAAAGAGACTGGAGTTTATTGAAGAAGTTACTCTGTTCGGATGTCTTGAAGCTTGCAGTGACTACGGCTTCACGCTGTTGCAAGTTGCTGTTGTCAAGGGCGATCTTGAAATGGTCAAGATTCTtgtcctcgagcttggtgcTTCTATCAACGCACACGGGAACACCTACCGCTGGACTCCGTTACTACTTGCCTGCCAATGTGGCTACTTCACAATGGCCAAGTGGCTGGTCGAGCACGGTGCAGATCCCACGATTCGAGAAGAGCTCAGTGGGGCAACGATTCTTCACTCTTTGCACCGGTTCTCTAACCGTCAAGAGTGTGAGGAGATCCTCGACATTGCTCTTTCTGCAGACATCGACATAAACGCCCCTCTCAAGAATGGACTCACGCCGCTTCATGCTACATTCTCGGGCTGGGACTACTCCGCAGGAACAGCTGCGAGACTTCTCCTCGAGTATGGCGCAGATCCAACAAGACAGGCAGAAGAGTGGGATGGGCACTTTGGATTTGTGACTCCCATCACCCTAGCCGCCAAGGTGCTCGACGTTGACTTGTTACTTGAGATGATATCGGCAGCAGagtccttcatctccattGCTGGTCTATCCGCACGTCGTCAACTCAGCCATGCCAAAGCACAAGCATTCTCCGCCCTGACAACAAGAACTCGGTTCTACTACATGGCGACTGCGGGGAGTGGCTACATGAACAAGCTTGAGGccaccatctccctcctGGCAGATAAAGACATGCGAGACATTGTAGATGAGCGACGCCCCGAGGATGAACGGGTGGCGGACACTTGCTTGGCAATGTCGATTCACAAGGCTCGAGGATTTTTCATCGAGGCGCTTTTGAACGTCTTTCCTGACACGAAGGTTGATGCTCCATTTGAAGGATTATCACGAACATTTCTGCAGATTGCCATTGAACGACGAAGCATCGAAGCTATGCGATGTTTGATACAACATGGCGCAAATCTTCTTGCCAAGGACATACGAGGTCGAAATGCACTTCAAGTGGCAGCTCACTACTTTCCGGCTGTACTTCCAGAGTTGGTCAACCTCGTGGAGGGGTTGCCACTTGAGAAACGGGGAGGCAAAAGCATTAAGGAGATTCTGGAGAATCAAGACAATTCTGGTCACACACTTTTTGctcagcttctcctcgaAGGGTACGATGAGGAAAGGCAGCTTGCAGAGTCTGTTCGCGTAAAGTACGGTCTGCAACACGATTACAAGATGGGAGGGGATGGTGACAAGTGGACGACCCTTGTCGGGTACATGGTttcggctgctgctgccgatGGTCTCATCCCGATCGAGCATGTGCAGTACTTGCTTGACTTGGATCCAGCACCGGAGTATGTCTGTGACTCTGAGGGTAGAACGCTGCTTTCTTTGGTAGTCCAAGGGTTCTCGGGAT CGCGAAACTTGTACGACCTCCCCTGTCATCAGATCACAGCAATGCTACTGCAGAAATATCCTGATTACGATACCATTTTTACCCGCTCCAAGACACAACGCACTGTTCTTCACGTTGCTGCCTACTGGTCCAACAAAACGGCTCTCCAGATGATCAAAGACCACGTCCAGCGCAACCACCCCGGAAAGCCAGTACCATGGAACCTCATCGAAGGGGGGAACACAGTCCTTGACTTTGCGTCACTAGGCGTCAGAGAAAAGGCCCTCCCGGCACTTGGTCCTGAGGGGAACAAGGTGGCCACCAGATCGACGAAGAAGGCGGCTTTGGAGTGCTACAAGTTCTTGAGGGAGAATGGGGCGTTGCACAACTGGGAGTTGCAGGGCACTATGGTAGC GGCACGGCTGCTCATCTACAAGGTGGACTTTGTCAAGACTGGCCTCTTTATGCGAGTGGCGACAGAAcggcttggccttggagcaCCAGAAATGGATCTAGATG GAGTCATCGAAGTCGCCGACACATGCAGCCCAGGTGCTAGGCTTATCCGCCTCCCAGTAGTTCAACTAGCCTGGCGATACaacaacttcttcctcagatTCTACTCTATCCGTGTATCTTCTCTAGCCATGGAAGGTTTCGAGCAGTTCCGCGCTTGGTTTGAGAAGCGGATGACCAAGGACGATCCCCGATTCTACGAGAGCCTCGACCTGCCCCCAGGACTAT ACCCGTACAAGACTCTTAGCTATAAGCATTCTGTGCCTCACACCAATGAGACAGTTGAGTGGACCCGAACTGGGCGCATCTGGACTGAAGAGGAGTGTGATGAATTACGAGCAAGGTTTTCGGCGTTGTGGGATGTGTTTTTTGGAGAGAATGAGCGGGAATTTCTTGAGAAGCTAGCTGAATGA